The proteins below come from a single Zhouia spongiae genomic window:
- a CDS encoding DUF1572 family protein translates to MEAHYIDSITKQFRYYKSLGDKSFAILSENDIHRRQGEEQNSIAIIAKHMAGNMLSRFTNFLTEDGEKSWRDRDSEFEDTLQTKDEMIAYWEKGWKCLFNTLENLNPEDIAQIVYIRNEGHTALEALNRQMAHYAYHIGQIVCLAKMIKGNSWISLSIPKGDSDKFNKDKFNKGKSRRHFTDDYN, encoded by the coding sequence ATGGAAGCTCATTATATAGACAGTATTACGAAGCAGTTTAGGTACTACAAAAGCCTGGGCGACAAAAGCTTTGCTATTCTTAGCGAGAATGACATTCACCGGCGGCAGGGAGAAGAACAAAACAGCATCGCCATTATAGCCAAACACATGGCAGGTAATATGTTAAGCAGGTTTACAAACTTTTTGACTGAAGACGGTGAAAAATCATGGCGTGACCGCGACAGTGAATTTGAAGACACCCTGCAAACAAAAGATGAAATGATCGCTTATTGGGAAAAGGGCTGGAAATGTTTATTCAACACCCTTGAAAACCTCAACCCAGAAGACATAGCACAGATCGTTTATATCCGTAATGAAGGCCATACCGCACTCGAAGCTTTAAACAGGCAAATGGCACATTATGCGTACCATATCGGGCAAATAGTATGCCTGGCTAAAATGATAAAAGGAAATTCATGGATATCCCTGAGTATCCCAAAGGGAGATTCCGATAAATTCAACAAGGATAAATTCAATAAAGGAAAAAGCAGGCGTCATTTTACAGATGATTACAATTAA
- the xerD gene encoding site-specific tyrosine recombinase XerD, protein MKWQHALKDYKHYLKIERGLSDNSIDNYVMDVQRLVSFLNKNSILTDPIAISSETIQEFIYQTAKEVNPRSQARMISGLKSFFNYLIFEDYRQDHPLELIETPKIGRKLPDTLSLEEIDLLINTIDLSKSEGTRNKAMLETLYSCGLRVSELTNLKLSDLFFDEGFIKVTGKGHKQRFVPVSGSCIKYINLYITEIRIRQAIVKGHEDFLFLNRRGKQLTRAMIFTIIKRLVVDSGLKKNISPHTFRHSFATHLLQNGADLRAIQQMLGHESITTTEIYMHLDKSDLSRILHQYHPRNH, encoded by the coding sequence ATGAAATGGCAACATGCATTAAAGGACTATAAGCATTATCTGAAGATTGAACGGGGCTTATCAGACAACTCTATTGATAATTATGTCATGGATGTACAAAGGCTTGTTAGCTTCTTAAACAAGAATAGCATCCTGACAGACCCGATTGCCATTTCCTCGGAAACTATTCAGGAGTTTATATATCAGACTGCTAAAGAAGTAAATCCCAGATCTCAGGCACGCATGATCTCAGGACTTAAGAGTTTTTTTAATTACCTGATCTTTGAAGACTATCGTCAGGATCATCCTCTGGAACTGATCGAAACTCCAAAAATCGGAAGAAAACTCCCCGACACATTATCTTTGGAAGAGATCGACCTCCTGATAAATACCATTGACCTTTCTAAAAGTGAAGGTACCCGTAATAAAGCTATGCTTGAAACATTATATAGCTGCGGGTTACGTGTTTCCGAATTAACGAACTTAAAATTATCAGACCTCTTTTTCGATGAAGGTTTTATAAAGGTAACCGGTAAGGGACACAAACAACGCTTTGTTCCGGTTTCCGGTTCTTGCATAAAATATATCAACCTGTACATTACAGAAATACGCATTCGTCAAGCTATTGTTAAGGGACATGAAGACTTCCTTTTTCTTAACCGAAGAGGAAAACAACTAACAAGAGCCATGATATTTACCATTATAAAAAGGTTAGTCGTAGATTCCGGTTTAAAAAAGAATATCAGCCCACATACCTTTCGGCATTCGTTCGCTACCCATTTACTGCAAAACGGAGCCGACTTGAGGGCTATACAGCAAATGCTCGGACATGAAAGCATTACAACCACGGAAATATACATGCATTTAGATAAAAGCGACCTCAGCAGGATCCTACATCAATACCACCCCAGAAATCATTAA
- a CDS encoding PAS domain S-box protein, which translates to MENLSTLISSDKFKNYTLIVAITTLCISVVVFFGWCFRFEILTSFLPELPTMKFNTALGFFLLALRLYLSVKPKNMISGRLIKLMDWSLLILSVMTLLQYFFGVNYGIDQLFIKDHFSEYALPGRMSLGTSMCFFFMAFGLLFLENKNNKVAQFCQYLFHLVTLISVTSFLTYLFGVGIETKLGFITSMAVHTSILFIAVSTAASFIRIDLGITSVFAKHSIGSMMARKLFVQTGVIVIVLSYAKIIADRYHIIGVEFGTTLFGVIFLVISLFLIWFVAVKLNEIEKQRQKINHNLSITKTFLNSTPDPIIIVDKASKIYLFNERAQEVFEYGKEELNGLDIKIIIEDRSVKKFEKRLKKCLEEGKFQKTPLEVTVIKKNGTGFSSEISFSRIDLPEGTFISVSLKDITIRKSYEEELKKITKKYSTANKAAVVGVWEYDIVNNYLEWDDVMYKLHGLEKEGFGHVYDTWENALHPEDKERAAEDVKKALLGEQEFDTSFRIIKPGGEIRFIKAKAMVYTDKNDKPVRMLGTNWDITKEKQAEMTLQNSFRQNLIFVEQAPSAIAMFNRDMEYIAASKKWKEDYGLEGMEILGKSHYEIFPEIGDDWKKIHSECMQGAVNICDEASFEREDGNIQWLSWDVRPWYKNENEIGGIVMHTANITQFKESVRERLKIENILNKTNEIARIGTWEVDFDKQKLSWSKITREIHQVPESFKPELETAIDFYKDGDSRETIKRAVKDAVKSGKSFDLELQMNTYTGNDIWVRSIGQVEMFNGRTKRLYGIFQDITEIKKYEASLKETNEKLNAILNSSYVSIIGTDKNGLITHFNKGAETFLQYAADEMIGKQTPVVIHLQEEIVKREKELAKELGKKIKGFDVFVELPKQGNFKSHEWTYVRKDGSTFPVQLVVTPVRDLEGEIEGFLGVAADISDLKNAEKEIKSLLSITTEQNDRLRNFAHIVSHNLRSHSGNFEMLLDVFMSTYPEFKTEKAIELLQLASKNLKDTIQHLNEVVVINTEVDYEVESINLRDAVSAIYNTVSSLAADAEVEVINEVQKDVSIKGLPAYVESILLNFMTNGIKYRSKERESFVKLSSYRQNGYIILDIEDNGLGIDLNRHGDKLFGMYKTFHHNDDSRGIGLFITKNQMEALGGKIEVESEVNVGTNFKLFFKN; encoded by the coding sequence ATGGAAAACCTAAGCACATTAATTTCATCTGATAAGTTTAAAAATTATACCCTGATTGTAGCCATAACAACATTATGTATAAGCGTGGTTGTATTTTTCGGATGGTGTTTCAGGTTCGAAATTCTTACTTCTTTCCTACCTGAATTGCCGACAATGAAATTTAATACGGCACTGGGTTTTTTTCTGCTTGCTTTAAGGTTGTATTTGAGTGTCAAGCCGAAAAACATGATTTCTGGAAGACTCATTAAATTAATGGATTGGTCATTGTTAATATTATCCGTAATGACACTTTTACAATATTTTTTTGGAGTAAATTACGGAATCGATCAATTATTTATAAAAGACCATTTTTCGGAGTATGCCTTGCCAGGAAGAATGTCTTTGGGTACAAGCATGTGCTTTTTTTTCATGGCATTTGGATTGCTTTTTTTGGAAAATAAGAATAATAAAGTGGCACAGTTTTGTCAATATTTGTTTCATTTGGTGACCTTAATTTCGGTAACATCCTTCTTGACATATTTGTTTGGTGTCGGTATTGAAACTAAGCTGGGATTTATAACTTCGATGGCTGTACACACATCAATATTGTTTATTGCCGTATCTACAGCAGCTTCTTTTATCCGGATAGACCTGGGCATTACAAGCGTATTTGCCAAACACAGTATTGGCAGTATGATGGCCAGAAAACTTTTTGTGCAAACGGGAGTGATCGTGATCGTTTTAAGTTATGCAAAGATTATAGCAGATCGGTATCATATTATCGGAGTGGAATTTGGAACAACCCTGTTTGGAGTTATATTTCTGGTGATATCTTTGTTTTTAATATGGTTTGTGGCAGTAAAGCTTAATGAAATTGAAAAACAGCGACAGAAAATAAATCACAACCTTTCTATAACCAAAACGTTTTTGAATTCTACTCCTGATCCTATCATCATTGTTGATAAAGCATCAAAGATTTATTTATTCAATGAGAGAGCTCAAGAAGTTTTTGAGTATGGAAAAGAAGAATTGAACGGACTGGATATAAAAATAATTATAGAGGACAGGAGTGTAAAAAAGTTTGAAAAGAGGTTAAAAAAATGTTTAGAGGAAGGGAAATTCCAAAAAACACCTTTGGAGGTCACTGTTATTAAAAAGAACGGAACCGGATTTTCAAGTGAGATTTCCTTTTCTAGAATAGATTTACCGGAAGGGACTTTTATATCGGTTTCTTTAAAGGATATTACGATAAGGAAATCGTACGAAGAAGAATTAAAGAAGATTACAAAAAAGTACAGCACGGCTAATAAAGCTGCGGTGGTAGGGGTTTGGGAGTACGATATAGTGAATAATTACCTTGAATGGGATGATGTGATGTATAAACTGCATGGCCTCGAAAAAGAAGGGTTTGGACATGTATATGATACGTGGGAAAATGCACTACATCCTGAAGACAAGGAAAGAGCAGCCGAAGATGTTAAAAAGGCACTTTTGGGAGAACAGGAATTCGATACGTCATTTAGGATAATAAAACCGGGAGGTGAAATCAGGTTTATTAAGGCCAAAGCGATGGTCTATACAGATAAGAACGATAAACCGGTCAGGATGCTTGGGACTAATTGGGACATAACAAAAGAAAAACAAGCAGAAATGACCCTGCAGAATAGTTTCAGGCAAAATTTAATCTTTGTAGAGCAGGCTCCAAGTGCCATAGCCATGTTTAACAGGGATATGGAATATATAGCTGCATCCAAAAAATGGAAAGAAGATTATGGCCTGGAAGGGATGGAGATATTGGGTAAATCACATTATGAGATATTTCCAGAAATAGGTGACGACTGGAAGAAAATACATAGTGAGTGTATGCAGGGGGCGGTAAATATATGCGATGAAGCGTCATTTGAACGCGAAGATGGCAATATACAATGGCTCTCATGGGATGTAAGGCCATGGTATAAAAATGAAAATGAAATAGGAGGCATTGTAATGCATACGGCAAACATTACACAATTTAAAGAGAGTGTTAGGGAAAGGCTGAAAATTGAAAACATACTAAATAAAACCAACGAAATAGCCCGTATCGGAACATGGGAAGTGGATTTTGATAAACAAAAATTAAGCTGGAGTAAGATTACCCGGGAGATACACCAAGTTCCTGAAAGCTTTAAACCGGAATTGGAAACCGCAATAGATTTTTATAAAGATGGAGATAGTAGGGAAACTATTAAACGCGCAGTAAAAGATGCTGTGAAATCAGGGAAATCGTTTGATTTGGAATTACAGATGAATACCTATACAGGGAATGATATTTGGGTTCGGTCGATAGGGCAGGTTGAAATGTTTAACGGAAGGACAAAAAGGTTGTATGGGATTTTTCAGGATATAACTGAGATTAAAAAATATGAAGCTTCGTTAAAGGAAACAAATGAAAAGCTCAACGCCATCCTTAACTCGAGTTATGTGTCGATAATCGGCACGGACAAAAACGGACTCATTACGCATTTTAATAAAGGAGCAGAAACTTTTTTACAATATGCAGCCGATGAAATGATAGGAAAGCAAACCCCGGTAGTTATTCATTTGCAGGAAGAGATAGTGAAAAGGGAAAAGGAGCTGGCAAAAGAATTAGGTAAAAAAATAAAAGGCTTTGATGTATTTGTTGAATTACCAAAACAGGGTAACTTTAAATCCCATGAATGGACATATGTCAGAAAGGACGGATCTACTTTCCCCGTACAACTGGTAGTTACGCCAGTAAGGGATTTGGAAGGAGAGATAGAAGGGTTTTTGGGAGTGGCAGCTGATATCAGCGACCTTAAAAATGCTGAAAAAGAAATCAAGTCGTTATTATCCATAACAACAGAACAGAATGACAGGTTAAGGAATTTTGCACATATTGTTTCTCATAATCTAAGGTCGCATTCCGGTAATTTTGAAATGCTGTTAGATGTTTTTATGAGTACATATCCCGAATTTAAGACAGAAAAGGCAATAGAGTTGTTGCAATTGGCTTCAAAAAACTTAAAAGATACCATTCAGCATCTGAACGAGGTGGTGGTGATAAATACGGAAGTTGATTATGAAGTAGAAAGTATTAATCTTCGTGATGCTGTGTCGGCAATATATAATACCGTGTCAAGTTTGGCAGCAGATGCAGAGGTTGAAGTGATCAATGAAGTACAGAAAGACGTATCTATTAAGGGGCTGCCGGCATATGTAGAAAGCATCTTGCTGAATTTTATGACAAATGGCATTAAGTACCGATCGAAAGAGAGAGAGAGTTTTGTAAAGCTGTCTTCATACAGACAAAACGGATATATCATACTCGATATTGAAGATAACGGATTAGGAATCGACTTGAACCGCCATGGAGACAAGTTGTTTGGAATGTATAAGACTTTTCATCATAATGATGATTCAAGGGGAATAGGGTTGTTTATAACGAAAAACCAAATGGAGGCTCTTGGGGGGAAGATAGAGGTGGAAAGTGAAGTAAATGTAGGAACTAATTTTAAATTGTTTTTCAAGAATTAA
- the lpdA gene encoding dihydrolipoyl dehydrogenase, which yields MSKYDVIVLGSGPGGYVTAIRASQLGFKTAVVEKENLGGVCLNWGCIPTKALLKSAQVFEYLKHADDYGLKVNDVDKDFGAVIKRSRGVAEGMSKGVQFLMKKNKIDVIEGFGKLKPGKKIDVTNDGKTTEYSADHIIIATGARSRELPSLPQDGKKVIGYREAMTLPEQPKKMIVVGSGAIGVEFAYFYHSMGTEVTVVEFMPNVVPVEDEDISKQLERNFKKSGIKVMTSSEVTKVDTAGKGVKATVKTKKGEEILEADIILSAVGIKSNIENIGLENVGIATDRDKILVNDYYQTNIPGYYAIGDVVPGQALAHVASAEGILCVEKIKGMHVEALDYGNIPGCTYCTPEVASVGLTEKQAKEKGYDIKVGKFPFSASGKAKAAGTPDGFVKVIFDAKYGEWLGCHMIGAGVTDMIAEAVVARKLETTGHEVLKAVHPHPTMSEAVMEAVADAYDEVIHL from the coding sequence ATGAGTAAATATGACGTAATCGTTTTAGGAAGTGGCCCGGGTGGATATGTAACTGCCATCAGAGCGTCACAACTAGGTTTTAAAACCGCTGTAGTAGAAAAAGAAAACCTTGGAGGTGTATGTTTGAACTGGGGATGTATTCCGACGAAAGCTTTGTTAAAATCGGCTCAGGTTTTTGAATATTTAAAGCATGCCGACGATTATGGATTGAAAGTAAATGACGTTGACAAAGATTTTGGGGCTGTAATAAAAAGAAGTCGTGGTGTTGCTGAGGGAATGAGCAAAGGTGTTCAGTTCCTGATGAAAAAAAACAAGATCGATGTCATTGAAGGTTTTGGAAAACTTAAACCTGGTAAAAAGATAGATGTTACCAACGATGGCAAGACTACAGAATATAGTGCCGATCACATCATCATTGCTACAGGTGCACGTTCACGTGAATTACCAAGCCTTCCTCAGGATGGCAAAAAAGTAATAGGTTACAGGGAAGCTATGACCCTGCCTGAGCAACCCAAGAAAATGATCGTAGTCGGTAGTGGTGCTATCGGGGTTGAATTTGCATACTTCTACCACTCTATGGGAACCGAAGTAACCGTTGTTGAGTTTATGCCGAATGTAGTTCCTGTCGAAGATGAAGACATCTCTAAACAATTAGAGCGTAACTTTAAGAAATCCGGAATAAAAGTGATGACTTCTTCAGAGGTTACGAAAGTCGACACAGCAGGAAAAGGAGTTAAAGCTACCGTTAAGACCAAAAAGGGAGAGGAAATACTAGAAGCTGATATCATCCTTTCAGCAGTGGGTATTAAAAGTAATATCGAAAACATCGGATTGGAAAATGTAGGTATTGCCACTGACAGAGATAAAATTTTGGTAAACGATTATTACCAGACTAACATTCCGGGATACTATGCTATCGGAGATGTTGTACCTGGTCAGGCATTAGCTCACGTAGCAAGCGCCGAAGGAATTCTTTGCGTTGAAAAGATTAAAGGAATGCATGTGGAGGCATTAGATTACGGAAACATCCCCGGATGTACCTATTGTACTCCAGAAGTTGCTTCTGTCGGTCTTACCGAAAAACAAGCCAAAGAAAAAGGATACGATATTAAAGTCGGTAAATTCCCTTTCTCAGCAAGTGGGAAGGCAAAAGCAGCTGGTACTCCTGACGGATTTGTAAAAGTAATTTTTGATGCCAAGTACGGTGAATGGTTAGGTTGTCATATGATCGGTGCCGGAGTTACCGACATGATTGCCGAGGCAGTTGTTGCCCGAAAATTAGAAACTACAGGTCATGAAGTGTTAAAAGCAGTACATCCACACCCGACAATGAGTGAAGCGGTTATGGAGGCTGTGGCTGATGCTTATGATGAAGTAATTCATTTGTAA
- the msrB gene encoding peptide-methionine (R)-S-oxide reductase MsrB yields MKKNDQTVQKTEAEWKALLSDEEYRVLRLKGTERPHTGKYNLYFEEGTYACKGCGTPLFKSGMKFESDCGWPSFDKAIKGTITYKKDTSFGMVRTEILCSKCGGHLGHVFDDGPTATGKRYCVNSVSIDFDKQ; encoded by the coding sequence CTGAAAAAGAACGATCAGACCGTTCAAAAAACCGAAGCAGAATGGAAAGCCTTGCTTTCTGATGAAGAATATCGTGTACTGAGGCTAAAAGGAACAGAACGACCACATACCGGCAAATACAATCTTTATTTTGAAGAAGGCACCTATGCATGTAAAGGCTGTGGTACCCCCCTCTTTAAAAGCGGGATGAAATTTGAAAGCGATTGTGGCTGGCCTTCTTTTGATAAAGCAATCAAAGGAACCATTACCTATAAGAAAGATACTTCATTCGGAATGGTACGTACCGAAATACTTTGTTCCAAATGCGGAGGGCATTTAGGCCATGTGTTTGACGATGGCCCTACAGCTACCGGTAAGCGTTACTGTGTGAATTCGGTTAGCATCGATTTTGACAAACAATAA
- a CDS encoding hybrid sensor histidine kinase/response regulator, giving the protein MPKHNSILKHDFFNLLKTDNYLFSFLLEKQVSGFCYWRLKPDDEIWLSDNFWKMTGYDSPADDMSERILNTKDFLSIKSFFNNNTDNNTSYEGTFSLIHRDGHKTLNKIIARAIQCEANEINGIAIAFIRKMDNANLKSSESDFLGNVSHELRTPLNGVIGFTDLLLKSELSPQQRKFTDTIYHSADKLEALINDMLEYADLSANKIKLEPTPTKLYELCHEITEFIDQFYNNKNNRVYFNHTIDPDNKVLADPHKLRQVLLNLLNNAAKFTNNGKITLQVDKIADNSNTCTFQFSIKDSGSGIARKNLKKITKAFDQEDSSLTRPHEGMGLGLAITDSLLKLMNSSLSIESTPGKGSSFSFQISFKKVKKAADSSSKIIEKQADIVFSTNNNSEFPYKILIAEDNPINQFLIQTIIEKIFPQAKLVICENGIEAVKNFKQERFDIIILDIQMPFMSGYEAAVEIRKLEKSKRIPIIALTARTLEKEKELCFESGMDEYLTKPVIYETLKKVLYSHLNRNHQQGKQTTKKIYGLTYLNELSEGDNFIIKDSLGMFISWVGEKIMEAREVLNEKKFEDLKNIAHNIKPSFEMIENLTGSELCNDIVYNATEDMFPDLFAQLNQEYNTLKETILTDYPNLIDYEKENTSN; this is encoded by the coding sequence ATGCCCAAACACAACTCTATACTAAAACACGATTTTTTCAATTTACTGAAAACAGACAACTATTTGTTTTCCTTTTTGTTGGAAAAACAAGTTTCAGGTTTTTGTTATTGGAGGCTCAAACCTGATGATGAAATATGGCTGAGTGATAATTTTTGGAAGATGACCGGTTATGATTCTCCGGCAGATGATATGAGTGAAAGAATTTTAAATACGAAAGACTTCCTGAGCATTAAATCATTCTTTAACAACAATACAGACAACAACACATCCTACGAAGGCACCTTTTCGCTTATCCACCGTGATGGACACAAAACTCTGAATAAAATAATTGCCAGAGCAATTCAATGCGAGGCGAATGAAATAAACGGGATTGCAATAGCATTTATCCGAAAAATGGATAATGCAAATCTCAAAAGCTCTGAATCTGACTTCCTTGGAAATGTTAGTCACGAACTAAGAACTCCTCTTAATGGAGTCATAGGATTCACTGATCTTCTTTTAAAAAGTGAGTTAAGTCCGCAGCAAAGAAAATTTACCGATACTATATACCACTCGGCTGATAAACTAGAAGCTTTAATTAATGACATGCTGGAATATGCAGATTTAAGTGCAAATAAGATCAAGCTGGAACCTACACCTACAAAGCTATACGAACTATGTCATGAAATTACTGAGTTCATAGATCAATTTTATAACAATAAAAATAACAGGGTTTATTTCAACCATACTATCGACCCGGACAACAAGGTTCTGGCTGATCCTCATAAACTAAGGCAGGTGCTATTAAACCTTCTTAACAACGCTGCCAAATTTACAAACAATGGGAAGATTACACTGCAAGTCGACAAAATAGCCGACAACTCCAACACCTGTACATTTCAGTTTTCAATTAAGGATTCCGGAAGTGGTATAGCCAGAAAAAATCTTAAAAAGATAACAAAAGCTTTTGATCAGGAAGATTCGTCTCTTACAAGACCTCATGAAGGCATGGGCCTTGGATTAGCAATTACAGACTCTCTGTTAAAATTAATGAACAGCTCTTTGAGCATAGAAAGCACCCCCGGAAAAGGAAGTTCTTTCTCTTTTCAAATATCATTTAAAAAAGTTAAAAAGGCCGCAGATAGCTCGTCAAAGATTATCGAAAAACAAGCAGATATTGTTTTTTCTACCAATAACAACAGTGAATTCCCGTATAAAATCTTAATTGCAGAAGATAACCCTATCAATCAATTCCTGATTCAAACCATTATAGAAAAAATATTTCCACAGGCAAAACTGGTCATCTGTGAAAATGGAATAGAAGCCGTGAAAAATTTCAAACAAGAAAGGTTTGATATTATAATACTCGATATTCAAATGCCCTTTATGAGTGGCTATGAAGCAGCAGTTGAGATCAGAAAGCTCGAAAAATCCAAAAGAATCCCCATTATAGCTTTAACAGCAAGAACTTTAGAGAAAGAAAAAGAATTATGTTTCGAAAGCGGGATGGACGAATACCTAACCAAACCCGTTATTTACGAAACCTTAAAAAAAGTTCTCTACAGTCATCTCAACAGGAATCACCAACAAGGGAAGCAGACGACAAAAAAAATATATGGTTTAACCTATTTAAACGAGTTGTCAGAAGGAGACAATTTTATAATAAAAGATTCCCTTGGAATGTTCATTTCATGGGTAGGGGAAAAAATCATGGAAGCACGCGAAGTGTTAAACGAAAAAAAATTTGAGGACCTGAAAAACATAGCTCACAATATCAAACCTTCGTTTGAAATGATCGAGAATCTTACAGGAAGTGAACTATGCAATGATATTGTATATAACGCCACAGAAGATATGTTCCCTGATTTATTTGCACAATTAAATCAGGAATACAACACCTTAAAAGAAACGATACTAACGGATTACCCTAATCTTATCGACTATGAAAAAGAAAATACTAGTAATTGA
- the aroQ gene encoding type II 3-dehydroquinate dehydratase, giving the protein MKLIIINGPNLNLLGKREPEIYGSETFEDYLLGLKNKYGKHQIDYYQSNVEGELINKLHEVGFDYDGIILNAGAYTHTSVAIGDAIKGIQTPVIEVHISNTFSREDFRHISYISPNAKGVILGFGMQGYELALNSFVH; this is encoded by the coding sequence ATGAAGCTTATTATCATTAACGGACCAAATCTGAATCTCCTTGGAAAACGCGAACCGGAAATTTATGGTTCGGAAACATTTGAAGATTATCTTTTGGGATTAAAAAATAAATATGGAAAACACCAGATAGATTATTACCAAAGTAATGTAGAAGGCGAACTGATCAATAAACTCCATGAAGTAGGTTTTGACTATGATGGCATAATACTTAATGCAGGCGCATATACACATACTTCCGTAGCTATAGGGGATGCGATTAAAGGAATACAAACGCCGGTTATCGAAGTTCATATTTCCAATACCTTTTCAAGAGAAGATTTTAGACACATATCGTATATATCACCCAATGCAAAAGGGGTAATTCTTGGTTTCGGAATGCAGGGGTATGAGTTGGCACTTAATAGTTTTGTGCATTAA
- a CDS encoding response regulator transcription factor, protein MKKKILVIEDNPMIVRTVEFKLSKDGYEVTVAEDGKKALSLIKNTTFDLILTDLMLPFISGKELIEYAKKNLPDTPIIVLSTSTQEDIITNAFNIGVDDFITKPFSPQELSLRVKRTVNSYGNIS, encoded by the coding sequence ATGAAAAAGAAAATACTAGTAATTGAAGACAACCCTATGATTGTAAGAACTGTTGAGTTCAAGCTTTCGAAAGACGGATACGAGGTAACAGTTGCTGAAGACGGAAAAAAAGCTCTTTCGCTTATTAAAAATACGACATTCGATCTGATCTTAACAGACTTAATGCTACCGTTTATATCAGGAAAAGAACTTATTGAATACGCAAAAAAAAACCTTCCTGACACCCCGATCATTGTTCTTTCCACCTCAACACAGGAAGACATTATCACCAACGCTTTTAACATAGGTGTAGATGATTTCATCACCAAACCTTTCAGTCCGCAAGAGCTAAGTCTAAGGGTAAAAAGAACTGTAAACAGCTATGGGAATATTTCTTAA
- a CDS encoding porin family protein, with the protein MKKILCLTFAALGFVFTSQAQEVQFGAKAGVNFADLNGDNTSDSDEMRTSFHVGGIAEIKFSEKFSLQPELMFSSQGYKMDFTFDGMQDIAPDGTKGNLTSRLNYINLPVMAKYYIIKGLSLEAGPQLGFLVFAKDEIEFPDNSLEFDVKDDYKKLDFGLNFGLGYKLDNGVFFNGRYNMGLTEIVDYGDVKNGVFQLSAGFMF; encoded by the coding sequence ATGAAAAAAATTTTATGTTTAACATTTGCTGCTTTAGGGTTTGTGTTTACTTCGCAGGCACAAGAAGTTCAATTTGGAGCCAAAGCGGGAGTTAACTTTGCAGACCTGAACGGAGATAATACCTCAGATTCAGATGAAATGAGAACTTCTTTTCATGTAGGGGGGATCGCGGAAATTAAGTTTTCCGAAAAGTTTTCGCTACAACCCGAATTAATGTTTTCATCTCAAGGCTATAAGATGGATTTTACATTTGATGGAATGCAGGATATAGCTCCAGACGGTACAAAGGGAAATCTTACCTCCAGATTGAATTACATTAATTTGCCCGTAATGGCGAAGTACTATATAATAAAAGGATTGAGTTTAGAAGCAGGACCACAGTTGGGTTTTTTGGTTTTTGCTAAAGATGAGATAGAGTTTCCCGATAACTCTTTAGAGTTTGATGTAAAAGATGATTATAAAAAACTTGATTTCGGATTAAACTTCGGATTGGGCTATAAGCTGGATAATGGGGTTTTCTTCAATGGAAGATATAATATGGGACTTACAGAAATAGTTGACTATGGCGATGTTAAAAATGGTGTTTTTCAGTTATCCGCAGGATTTATGTTTTAA
- a CDS encoding response regulator: MKPNQSINLTCIIDDDPVFVFGAKRIMEIADFCSNFLVFNNGEEALNNLKPIILSGETVPDVILLDLNMPIMDGWEFLDNFIKIDTEKKMLIYIVSSSIDPTDIIKAKSYKNLNNFIIKPITREVLGEIMNDAVKN, encoded by the coding sequence ATGAAACCAAATCAATCAATCAATCTCACCTGTATCATTGATGATGATCCTGTTTTTGTTTTTGGTGCTAAAAGAATCATGGAAATAGCCGATTTTTGCTCCAATTTTTTGGTGTTTAATAATGGTGAAGAAGCGCTTAACAATTTAAAACCGATTATTTTGTCAGGAGAAACTGTTCCCGATGTGATCTTATTGGATCTGAATATGCCCATTATGGATGGCTGGGAGTTTCTTGATAATTTCATTAAAATTGATACAGAAAAAAAGATGCTGATCTATATTGTGTCTTCATCTATCGATCCAACTGATATAATTAAGGCTAAATCATATAAAAATTTGAATAACTTTATTATTAAGCCTATTACAAGAGAAGTGCTTGGTGAAATTATGAATGATGCTGTAAAAAATTAA